ggagtggcaggcttCCCTCTGGGCAGGAatcctgaggtggggctcgatcccaggaccctgggatcatgacctgagccaagggcagacacctaaagactgaaccacccaggcgccccttccttggATGTTTAGGATGCCATTGCTCACTTACTGTATTTCCCTGCAATTCTGCATCATTCCTTTTCTTATTCCTTAAAGATCCCTGCTTCCAAATACCTATTGAgtattttaggacttttttttccctttatttatttgtcagagatagagcacaagcagggggagaaacaggctccccgctgaacaaggaacCACAtgtggggcgcgatcccaggacctcgggatcaagacctgagctgaaggcagacgcttaaccaactgagccacccaggcgcccctaggacttttgatgattatttttaaaatccaggttTCTGAAAGACCCACAGAAATAGGAAATGCATTCTAGAAGTCCACTGCAAGTGCCTTTATTTAAGGAACCAGGTCCAGGTCATTTTATATAATAGGACCTACCTCACTCATTCATTAACATCCTATGATTATTAGTGAGCCTTTAAGGTCATGAAGTCACTAATGCCAGCTCATTCAAATTGAGGATTTTACGTGTTGGTCTGGAATCCTTTGGCATTCATCACGAACATTGTATCTAGGCAGAACTATGCCTGTAATTACCTCAGACcggtgctctttttttttttttaaagattttatttatttatttgagagagagagaatgagagatagagagaacgagagggaagaggtcagagggagaagctgactccccgctgagcagggagcccgatgtgggattcgatcccgggactccaggatcatgatctgagccaaaggcagtcgcttaaccaactgagccacccaggcgcccagaccaGTGGTCTTTTAAAAGTTCCCAGTTTTGGGGTACccggctgcctcagtcagtagaacatgcgacctctcatctcctccaggtcttgagtttgagccccatgttgggggtagagttaacgttaaaaaaataaaagttcccaGTTTCGCCCTCctgcttaaatcttttttttttgctaccattccttctttttctatatgccactgaaaaaaaaaaaaaaaatctggtttaaaACACTAGATatctgggggggcgcctgggtgctgcAGTtgcttgagcgtctgccttcggcttgggtcatgattctggggtcctgggatcgagccccgcatccagctctctgctaaacggggagcctgcttctccctctcctgcctgctgctctgcctacttgtggtTGCACTCACTCGGTCTCTgtctttctgccaaataaataaataaaatctttaaaaaaaaaaaaaccacttgatatctggggcgcctggggcgctgttggttgagcgtccgactcttggtttcggctcaggagATCAAGCCGTGGGTCAAGTTCCGTGCTTAGCgcagtgtctgcttgagattctctctctccctctgctcctccccctgtcacattcaatctctctctctaaaataagtaaaatctttaaaaaaaaaaaccacaaaaacaaactccACTTGATATCTAACCCTCTGTGGTGTCAGTTACCAAATTTTAAACCTGTTGGCTTAAGTGAGCTGCTTTTGAGATGGACTCGGTGAGTTTTGTTTGAATTTACTTACTGCAGCTGAAGGGAACAGGAGCCCGACCAGGAAGTTGGAGGTCCAGTTGGAACAACCAGCCACTGCCATCGCGGCCGGGCGGGGTCCTTGGCTGAAGAGTTCGGCCACGATAAACCAGGGAATGGGGCCTGGGCCAACTTCAAAGAAGGCCACAAAGACCAGGGTAGCCCCGATGCAAACAAAGCTCATCCAATTATACTCATCCTAAATGAGGAGGAACAAAGGAAAGCTAGTAGTCAAGACAGCTTGACCTGGATAGATCTAGCCTCCCAGCGATGAGGACTGTCTGATAACGGAAGCTCCCTCTGTCTGGGGTACAATGGAGTTCTTTGACTTAAGAGTCAAAAGGCCTGGGTTTTTGAATCGTAGCCTTGTGCTCACACCATCTGTCATTTTGCACCAAGATCATttcatcacctgtaaaatgggactaattcCCTCAAGAATACTTGAAGAATTACATAAGGTATTTTACAAGCTCTATGTTATACAGATGTTAAGAATTACAGCAGTTTAGTTACCGATCTCTGaggattcatttttcttaaatctctgGGCATGGGACTTTACGGGTCTCCCACTCACCTCTCCCACCCACGTCAGAGTCACCTGTGACctattctccctccttcccctccgtTTCCTTCACTCAAAGAGCACGCACCTTTAGTAACAATGAGATGGTCATAAAGATGGAACAAACAGCCATCCCTCCAAGGCCAGTCATATGGAGagtcctcctccctgccctttccACCAGAAACAGCTAAAGGAAGAagaatataacataaaatttctgCTTTCCCTTTCCTGAAAACTGTATGAACTACCGGAATGTGCTGTACCAATGGCAGGATACTTGGTAGAGTCACACGTGCCCTTTTAGTTGAGTTTCAAGCATCCTACAAATCCCTTTTAtacctctctctttcccacccaCTTCATATTTGCTTGAGAGAGTGAAGACTACTCATACCCATCATTCAATCGCTCTTCTTTCCCAAAGAAGAACGAAACAACCACAACTGCTAAATGATGGTAGGGAGGGAGATGGAAGGACACAAACCCCATCTTTGAACATGTGTAGGAAGaacgcccctccccctgcccccaaactaTCACAGCATCCAACTTACAGAGACAACAGTGAAGATGGTATTCACTACACCCGTGCCGATGGTGGCATAGATTGGCTCCTCAATACCTGCATCTCTGAAGATTCCAGTTGAATAATAGAACACCTAATAGGAAACAAAAGATGATGCAACTCTGAAACAGCAGCTGGGCACCGCAGTTAAAGAGAACCCTTGGAAAAATACACTCAAAGTCCCAGGAGCTTAAGGAGTCCTTTCTGGGTTTTTCATTCAATCAGTGTCTTTTCTGCAAAGAAATCTTCTCTATCTTATCTCTATTCTCTTCTTAGTTCTCAGTTCTACCTACTGTTTCCGCTTCTTCTTCAATGTTTATTCCTCCTGTTCATTGAAGTCTCCTCCTTACATCTATTCTATTAACTtagatataaagatttttttcggTTTGTTGTAAAGTTCGGtggtggttttttggttttttgttttttttaaagtaatctctacacccaacatggggctggaactcaagacaccccaagatcaagagtcacgtgatCTTCCAACAAAGCCAGCCAGCAGCAAGTTCCTCAATTAAGCTTCTTCAATGGACAATTCCTCTAACCTTAAAACAGTGATAGGCACACACCGATATCCTACTTCGACAGCGAAGCCAACTGAGGAGGAACCTCAGCCTGCTCATGTTATTAGAAACAGAACTTGGGCTGGAATCCCTAGCCCCAGGTCCTCTCCAAGTGTTCTAGGAAATGACAGCCGCTATCATCTTAATGTAATATGTACTATTAAGTAAGCTACtgtttatactattttttattatttgctcgTCAGCATGCTGACATGTAGGGTTGCTACAGCTACCACAGTCAAAGGGATGTCAAAATATTGAACTCAGACCTCAAGGTAATAAGGGAACAGGATCTAGATCCTCTAGGTTCAGTTCCTCAGGTTTGGGTCAAGAGTTTATTATTTCATCCAGAGTGTTTGCCTCTACAGCCGTATTCATCAGACTTTTTGATCAATATATGCGTCGACTCTGGGTTACGTTCTCAAGAAACAACTCTTCAGATACCTACAACCTCGGATAGAAACGATGGatacttctgttttctaaaataagactAATAAGGCTGTGCTTTTTctggtttaaaattatttttggggtgcctgggctgctcatttggttaagcgtctaccttcggctcaggtcatgatcccggggtcccggtatagagccccacattgggctccctgctcaatgaggagtctgcttctccctctccttctgcccccacccccgctcgtgttctgtctcaaatgaatacatgagattttttatttttaagtaatccctatacccaatgtggggatcgaactcacaaccccaagatcaagagtcgcatgctctcttgactaagccagctaggcaccccacagtgattcttaaaatgacaaaattggaAACTGGGATCCATCAAAATCATCTCagaggtttttttaaaactatttttcctcCCAATTTCTGATATCACAGCCTCTAACCCTTTATGAAAAGCACTgctttttcaaatacaaataacCTTCTTGTGTGTTAGGGAGAAATGGCCAAGGACCAACTTACTATTTTGAGCATCAAGTGTGTTTGGCAAATGCTTTTCTACAGAATGACCTAATCATATTGATCAAGACTGATGATGGaataatattatgcagccatcaaaaggaatgagatcttgccatttgcaacggcatggatggaactggagggtgttatgctgagtgaaataagtcaatcagagaaagacatgtattagatgacgtcactgatatgaggaattcttaatctcaggaaacaaactgagggttgctggagtggtggggggtgggtgggagggggtggctgggtgatagacattggggagggtatgtgctatggtgagcgctgtgaattgtgcaagactgttgaatcacagatctgtacctctgaaacaaatgatgcaatatatgttaagaaaaaaaaaaagaagatagcaggagggaagaatgaagggggggaaatcggagggggagatgaaccattagagacgatggactctgagaaacaaactgagggttctagaggggaggggggtggacggatgggttagcctggtgatgggtattaaagagggcacgttctgcgtggagcactgggtgttatgcacaaacaatgaatcatggaacactacatccaaaactactgatgtgatgtatggtgattaacataacaataaaaaattaaaaaaaaaaagactgatgagaAACCCTCTGGGCATGAGTCGGAACAAGAGTATGCTTCATATCCAAAAATTTTATCTGCAAATGGACAGAAGGTATAGGAATATCCTCTCTTACCACCACTAGGATCCAAAAGCTGGAAGGTAATATCTGCAGAGAATTCAAGCTACCTGCCAAATGTCACCTTCCATTTTGCTCCCCACTTTCACCTATCAGAGTCCCTATTCTGGTTGTAACAACACAGACAGACTAGGAAGGCCCGCTCTATCTGAGGTTCCCAGTGTATCGTCAGACCTCTTGAATTCATTGCCTGTTTATTCCCCAGGGCTTTATAATGATAGTTTTTAGACTGTGAAGTCCTGGAAAAAAGCCACAGCATGTAAACTCTTGGATCTACTTTAGTTGTATGGCCTGCCTTATCACTGATGACATCAGAAAAGACTGATCAGATTTGTAAAAGacaactggaaataaaaaatgagtggTCAGAAGGAGGAATAATGAAAAGCAGATATATGTGTCGTGTCCTACATACtgaaaaaagtttgaaagagGACAATGTTGACCATAAGGTCCAAGACAAAAGGTGATGAATTTTTcgttttatcatttattttcttattttcccacaTGGAAAACATGTACTGCagatagaattttaaagaaataaaaacaggggtACCCGTCCAgctcagtaggaagagcatgcgactcttgatctcggggttgtgagtccgAGCCCCAGGTTGCGagtagagattatgtaaataaacttaaaatacgAAACCATGTCAAAACCTGGATAATCAGTATTTCTGGAGTGGCTGCTGCGGGGCGAGCATCGTGGGGACTCTGCAGGTGTAAGGAGGTGAGCAGGCCCCTCGGGCAGGTGCGTGAACTGTGTGCGGGACCCCCTGGGACACAGAGTAGCTACTCACAGCATTGATTCCAGACAGCTGCTGGGACAGCTGGAGCATGATGGAAATCATAATGGGCTGCTGGTAGCTCCGTGACCTGAAGAGCTCCAGCACCGTGGCTTGCTTCTCTTGTGCCATCCTGGTGCTCTCATCTTTCATCTCCTGGATGTCCTGAGTCACGTCCTGGGTGCCCCACAATCGCTGGAGGACTGGTcaaacagacagacaaacaaagGAGAAAGATAAGGTGCTGTCCCAACTTCATTTTCCCTATAACACAGCTGGGAAGAAGCCACACTTAGATGAGCCCCGGATATGGCTCATCCATTAGCATCTGTGCCTTAACCTGCTTCTCACTCCACTCTTTAGGGTTGGAAAGTTTCTCACTCCAGAGCAATCAGGAAAGTCTCCAGCTTGGATCCAGAGGGGCCAGGAAAGGAGCGGACAAAACCAGATCCAATGCCCTCATCCTGAAACAAACCACAACCCCCAAATTCCCACAGCGAAGGTGTGAAGGATACTCACTGTCCCTAgcactctcctcttcctttctgttgATGAGCAAAAATCTAGGACTCTCGGGGCAGAACGGAAGGGCTGCGCTTTGCAGGACAGCTGGAATGATGGTGAAGCCCAAAAGCAGGGGCCAAAGCTCTTCAGTCCCCATGATGACTTTCAGACCAAAGATCTAGAAACCAGATAAAGACGATACTTTATAAAGCTCATACTTTATATAAGCCACAAGTCAGTTTAAAAAaactggggggctcagtcggttatgcatctgccgttggctcaggtcaggatcccagggtcctgggatccagtctgcactgggctctctgctcagcagggcgtctgcttctccctccgcccctagCCCTCCTCCCCTTACGCgtgcgctctgtctctctcaaaaataaagcagaaaaaattttcagaaaatcatcCCTTCTTTTACCACAGGAAAAGAtaaattctgtttcttctcctttctctaccCTGCCTGCTTCTTTAGCCACCTGTGAGCTATAGTAATAATACCTGAAACTGACATATACTTGAATATAGGTCAGATGTTCCTGCCCAGAAAACTGACACGCATTCAGTATGAGGTCTAGAGTACCTGAGCCACCAGGATCCCGATGACGATGCCCAGCTGGTTGAGAGTGCCAAAGGCCCCCCGGAGGCCAGTGGGAGAGACCTCGCCGATGTACATGGGCACAAAACCTGTGCAGAGGCCGCAGAAGAGGCCAATAACCAAGCGGCCCAGGATCAGCATTTCAACCGACCGGGCTATTTTGCAGAACCCCATAAGGCAGCCACCAGCGACAGCCAAGAGGTTGACAATGAGCATTGAATTGCGCctgaaaaggttaaaaaacaagaGAAGTTAGCAACATAGGCCAGGCCGAAACTTCTCTCTTTCCTGATCTCTCTACCCTTCTCCAGGCTCATGTTATCTGCTCTTCCGGTTTGAAGTTCTCCTCTTTCTGTTATCAGAACATTTCCAGTTGGGCTAAGATCAATGGTTCTTACACCTCTGTAGGCATAAAACTCACCTAGAGAACTTGCTGAAGATTCTTTTAATTCCCAGCGGTAGCCAGGGTGGTAGCAAGCACAAAggccagtagttctcaaagttgTCCACAAACTAAGAGCATCAGCTAGAAATGGGCAAGAAATTAAAactgtcccaccccaccccaatttAGTAAATCATTAGGTTTGACTCTGGGACGGAGCAATCTGTTCCCAAAAGCCGTCCTGGTGATCTGATTCTAGCTAAGGTCCGAGAACCACTGCCCTGGGCAATTCTCATACAGCTGGTCCACGAACACACTCAAGAGAAATTTCTGGACCCGTGCTGAAATTTTGATGCTTCTTACTGC
The sequence above is drawn from the Zalophus californianus isolate mZalCal1 chromosome 9, mZalCal1.pri.v2, whole genome shotgun sequence genome and encodes:
- the LOC113922269 gene encoding solute carrier family 2, facilitated glucose transporter member 3-like isoform X3, producing the protein MSPSISVTAPLIFAISIATIGSFQFGYNTGVINAPEMIIKDFLNYTLEETLSDRPTEVLLTSLWSLSVAIFSVGGMIGSFSVGLFVNRFGRRNSMLIVNLLAVAGGCLMGFCKIARSVEMLILGRLVIGLFCGLCTGFVPMYIGEVSPTGLRGAFGTLNQLGIVIGILVAQIFGLKVIMGTEELWPLLLGFTIIPAVLQSAALPFCPESPRFLLINRKEEESARDILQRLWGTQDVTQDIQEMKDESTRMAQEKQATVLELFRSRSYQQPIMISIMLQLSQQLSGINAVFYYSTGIFRDAGIEEPIYATIGTGVVNTIFTVVSLFLVERAGRRTLHMTGLGGMAVCSIFMTISLLLKDEYNWMSFVCIGATLVFVAFFEVGPGPIPWFIVAELFSQGPRPAAMAVAGCSNWTSNFLVGLLFPSAAFYLGAYVFIIFTGFLIVFLVLTFFKVPETRGRTFEEITRAFEGQAREANRAGNVPTVEMNRIQPMK
- the LOC113922269 gene encoding solute carrier family 2, facilitated glucose transporter member 3-like isoform X1; protein product: MERNKQVVTAPLIFAISIATIGSFQFGYNTGVINAPEMIIKDFLNYTLEETLSDRPTEVLLTSLWSLSVAIFSVGGMIGSFSVGLFVNRFGRRNSMLIVNLLAVAGGCLMGFCKIARSVEMLILGRLVIGLFCGLCTGFVPMYIGEVSPTGLRGAFGTLNQLGIVIGILVAQIFGLKVIMGTEELWPLLLGFTIIPAVLQSAALPFCPESPRFLLINRKEEESARDILQRLWGTQDVTQDIQEMKDESTRMAQEKQATVLELFRSRSYQQPIMISIMLQLSQQLSGINAVFYYSTGIFRDAGIEEPIYATIGTGVVNTIFTVVSLFLVERAGRRTLHMTGLGGMAVCSIFMTISLLLKDEYNWMSFVCIGATLVFVAFFEVGPGPIPWFIVAELFSQGPRPAAMAVAGCSNWTSNFLVGLLFPSAAFYLGAYVFIIFTGFLIVFLVLTFFKVPETRGRTFEEITRAFEGQAREANRAGNVPTVEMNRIQPMK
- the LOC113922269 gene encoding solute carrier family 2, facilitated glucose transporter member 3-like isoform X2, whose translation is MERNKQVTAPLIFAISIATIGSFQFGYNTGVINAPEMIIKDFLNYTLEETLSDRPTEVLLTSLWSLSVAIFSVGGMIGSFSVGLFVNRFGRRNSMLIVNLLAVAGGCLMGFCKIARSVEMLILGRLVIGLFCGLCTGFVPMYIGEVSPTGLRGAFGTLNQLGIVIGILVAQIFGLKVIMGTEELWPLLLGFTIIPAVLQSAALPFCPESPRFLLINRKEEESARDILQRLWGTQDVTQDIQEMKDESTRMAQEKQATVLELFRSRSYQQPIMISIMLQLSQQLSGINAVFYYSTGIFRDAGIEEPIYATIGTGVVNTIFTVVSLFLVERAGRRTLHMTGLGGMAVCSIFMTISLLLKDEYNWMSFVCIGATLVFVAFFEVGPGPIPWFIVAELFSQGPRPAAMAVAGCSNWTSNFLVGLLFPSAAFYLGAYVFIIFTGFLIVFLVLTFFKVPETRGRTFEEITRAFEGQAREANRAGNVPTVEMNRIQPMK
- the LOC113922269 gene encoding solute carrier family 2, facilitated glucose transporter member 3-like isoform X4 translates to MPNGDKSYEENTQKQYLEEELEGESILSIAERWSATNRLRNSMLIVNLLAVAGGCLMGFCKIARSVEMLILGRLVIGLFCGLCTGFVPMYIGEVSPTGLRGAFGTLNQLGIVIGILVAQIFGLKVIMGTEELWPLLLGFTIIPAVLQSAALPFCPESPRFLLINRKEEESARDILQRLWGTQDVTQDIQEMKDESTRMAQEKQATVLELFRSRSYQQPIMISIMLQLSQQLSGINAVFYYSTGIFRDAGIEEPIYATIGTGVVNTIFTVVSLFLVERAGRRTLHMTGLGGMAVCSIFMTISLLLKDEYNWMSFVCIGATLVFVAFFEVGPGPIPWFIVAELFSQGPRPAAMAVAGCSNWTSNFLVGLLFPSAAFYLGAYVFIIFTGFLIVFLVLTFFKVPETRGRTFEEITRAFEGQAREANRAGNVPTVEMNRIQPMK